One genomic segment of Hordeum vulgare subsp. vulgare chromosome 2H, MorexV3_pseudomolecules_assembly, whole genome shotgun sequence includes these proteins:
- the LOC123430334 gene encoding uncharacterized protein LOC123430334 has product MLNEPARMNNICEAVSGGLSITDVLIYCIWYWKDMSIVMRQWALDNMKTIIDSSLRNKIGASTVDEVALLLHLVLNTLAPGRVLDTTNAGPSSGPSRSSGDDGGGEDKKGKKQAQLPLPRTPGRDDGANKGQPQSLAGPGKTLLQIFTVCPKGIKLHDIKGILVHEDRGTHVIYSRSDAHGFRLSGPDLAISSEAGSFLEIVPGTTKTTTRDDIFMCLDDGFSCYNGTMSKAMNYGGGQVLVVYAVLTGAVELNVEIKLQLPPTGQTYSISGLVSVNQGIGASSILSIDRADYVSVHEQPVRSRAPGLGLLDLVRCMPIILPLSRSVLAVKLGETITVDGNLFVDAHPVTFCEVIQIPSNVDLIENIETPWMRQGEFSWSLNVTLINRNV; this is encoded by the coding sequence ATGCTGAATGAGCCTGCAAGGATGAACAATATCTGTGAGGCTGTGTCTGGTGGCCTAAGCATCACAGATGTTCTCATCTATTGCATATGGTATTGGAAGGATATGTCAATCGTGATGCGGCAGTGGGCTCTTGATAATATGAAGACAATAATTGATTCATCGCTGAGAAACAAGATAGGTGCATCCACCGTGGATGAAGTAGCACTTCTGTTACATCTGGTTCTCAACACGCTTGCTCCTGGAAGAGTGTTGGACACCACCAATGCTGGACCATCATCAGGACCTTCCCGGTCATCGGGAGAcgatggtggtggcgaggacaaaAAGGGAAAAAAGCAGGCTCAACTACCATTACCTAGAACACCTGGCCGCGATGATGGTGCTAACAAGGGGCAGCCACAATCTCTAGCAGGTCCTGGTAAAACACTTCTCCAGATTTTCACCGTATGCCCCAAAGGTATCAAGCTGCATGATATAAAAGGCATTCTCGTGCATGAAGATCGTGGTACTCATGTTATTTATTCACGTAGCGATGCTCATGGGTTCCGGCTTTCTGGGCCAGATTTGGCCATTTCGTCCGAAGCTGGATCATTCCTTGAAATCGTTCCAGGTACAACCAAGACCACAACTCGCGATGACATTTTCATGTGTTTGGATGACGGGTTCTCCTGTTATAATGGAACTATGTCAAAGGCCATGAATTATGGCGGTGGCCAGGTACTTGTGGTATATGCTGTTTTGACAGGAGCCGTGGAGCTCAATGTTGAAATCAAGCTGCAGCTGCCACCAACTGGTCAGACATACTCGATCAGTGGTTTGGTTTCAGTAAACCAGGGGATTGGAGCCAGCAGCATCTTATCTATCGACCGAGCAGACTACGTTTCTGTGCATGAGCAACCCGTACGCTCTAGAGCACCTGGGTTGGGGCTTCTTGACCTTGTCCGTTGCATGCCAATAATATTACCATTGTCTCGTTCAGTTCTCGCTGTGAAGCTTGGTGAGACCATCACAGTTGATGGCAACCTGTTTGTGGATGCTCATCCAGTGACGTTTTGTGAAGTAATCCAGATACCATCAAATGTCGATCTCATTGAAAATATTGAGACACCATGGATGCGCCAAGGCGAGTTTTCCTGGAGTTTAAATGTTACTTTGATCAATAGAAATGTTTGA